From Arthrobacter citreus, one genomic window encodes:
- a CDS encoding NUDIX hydrolase has translation MTTNKDYICYIRGKVGHDLIFLNFAGGIVYNERNEILLQKRGDRNEWGFPGGAMELGESLEETAKREILEETGLNVEVEHLIGVYSKYSGEFPNGDKAQTITHFFQCKPIDGELTADGIETLDLKYFPIDQIPKLFTKQHDDALEDWLSKRKGVFK, from the coding sequence ATGACTACAAATAAGGACTACATTTGTTATATTCGGGGAAAAGTAGGGCACGATTTAATATTTCTTAATTTTGCTGGAGGTATTGTTTATAACGAACGAAATGAAATTCTTTTACAAAAACGGGGAGATAGAAATGAGTGGGGTTTTCCAGGCGGTGCTATGGAACTTGGAGAATCTCTTGAAGAAACCGCTAAACGAGAAATACTTGAGGAGACTGGATTAAATGTTGAGGTTGAACATCTTATAGGTGTCTACTCTAAATATTCTGGTGAGTTTCCGAACGGAGATAAAGCTCAGACTATCACTCATTTTTTTCAATGCAAGCCAATTGATGGGGAACTTACCGCAGATGGTATTGAGACTTTAGATTTAAAATACTTCCCAATAGACCAAATACCGAAATTATTCACAAAACAACACGACGATGCCTTAGAAGATTGGCTTTCCAAAAGAAAAGGTGTATTTAAATAA
- a CDS encoding endospore germination permease, translating to MNRKLNISGFQFFCTIFLFIIGIAPPGIIYTRANQDAWISLLIAVFIACLLFALYIKLYIIFPNLQFTQYIQVILGKYVGKLIALVYILYFIYMSALHLRESAAILRITLYSSSSLISIVIIMILLAIYALNKGFETFARANEFIFMITVIIIIFFIGLEVISNLIDINNLRPVLENGWKPVLKGAFPITVTNPFGEIFAFTMIMPFLNKQDTAIKVGIPAFLISGVTLILFAILNIAILGVTAVNRTIFPLLTSVSYINVSDFIQRMDTFIVMITVCGYYLKIVIYFYCAVSGAADLFNVKKSKQLVYPIAIIIVTTTLWLASNFFELQNEGSNIVTYLLHIPLQIIIPLSLLLILLLQGKVNGNKGLKQKGSSFY from the coding sequence ATGAATCGTAAATTAAATATAAGTGGCTTTCAATTTTTTTGCACTATTTTTTTGTTTATTATCGGCATTGCACCACCAGGAATAATTTACACTAGGGCCAATCAAGATGCGTGGATTAGTTTATTAATAGCGGTTTTTATTGCTTGTTTATTATTTGCTCTGTATATTAAGTTATATATAATATTTCCTAATTTACAATTTACACAATATATTCAAGTTATTTTAGGTAAATATGTAGGCAAACTAATAGCATTAGTTTATATTTTGTATTTTATTTATATGTCAGCACTTCATTTACGTGAAAGTGCAGCTATACTAAGAATTACTCTTTATTCTTCTTCATCTCTAATTTCAATAGTAATAATAATGATATTATTAGCCATTTATGCACTTAATAAAGGATTTGAAACATTCGCCCGTGCAAACGAATTTATTTTTATGATAACAGTAATTATCATTATTTTTTTTATAGGACTCGAAGTCATTTCTAATTTAATAGATATTAATAATTTAAGACCAGTTTTAGAAAATGGATGGAAACCTGTCCTAAAAGGAGCTTTTCCTATCACAGTCACAAATCCATTTGGTGAAATATTCGCATTTACTATGATCATGCCATTTTTAAATAAACAAGATACTGCAATAAAGGTAGGTATACCCGCATTCTTAATTTCAGGGGTTACATTAATTTTATTTGCAATATTAAATATTGCAATCTTAGGTGTTACAGCAGTAAATAGAACAATTTTTCCACTTCTAACTTCAGTTAGTTATATCAATGTTTCTGATTTTATCCAAAGAATGGATACTTTTATTGTGATGATTACAGTATGTGGTTATTATCTAAAAATTGTGATCTATTTTTATTGCGCAGTATCTGGAGCTGCTGATTTATTTAATGTAAAGAAAAGTAAACAGTTAGTCTATCCAATTGCAATTATTATTGTAACCACTACATTATGGTTGGCTTCTAATTTTTTTGAACTACAAAATGAAGGTAGCAATATAGTCACATATTTACTACACATTCCACTTCAAATTATTATTCCGCTTAGTTTATTGCTAATTCTCCTATTACAAGGGAAAGTTAACGGGAATAAAGGCTTGAAACAAAAAGGCTCTAGTTTTTACTAG
- a CDS encoding IS110 family transposase: MNPVVGLDVAKGESQIQAFLDRKSPFKRSFKISHTVEGFEQLLQFLKSIEETANTKPVLIMESTGHYHSPVMQFLDNLNYIYIVINPLISYRAKSSSLRKVKTDVIDAYHLCELYYKEELEPHKKRGAQLLNLRNLTRQHDHLTGISSQAKLHFLAILDQVFPEYRGVFGDLYSNVSLLTLLEFPSSEAVLQAGEDQLAKRITSLFTSRSKQWANVRAKLLISAAEKNPFQVNLYRSLTISLEMHIKMVLQYKEHLSNLKAEIDVLVKEIEEYTIIQSIPGIGKKIAATIISEIGEIDRFDNPKKLVAFTGVDPSVFESGKFTASRNRITKRGSSRLRHALFMAVRCAIRDNRKSKTTDEIIPRNKRMRQFYDKKREEGKPFRVTVIACVNKLLHWIYALLKSKTTFQDLA, translated from the coding sequence ATGAATCCAGTAGTTGGTCTGGATGTCGCAAAAGGAGAAAGTCAAATACAAGCTTTTTTAGATAGAAAGTCTCCTTTTAAAAGAAGTTTTAAGATTTCACATACAGTTGAAGGCTTTGAGCAGCTACTTCAATTCTTAAAGAGTATTGAAGAAACAGCGAACACAAAACCAGTATTAATAATGGAATCAACAGGGCATTACCATTCACCTGTAATGCAGTTCTTAGATAACTTAAATTATATTTATATCGTTATTAATCCATTAATCTCTTATAGAGCTAAAAGTTCAAGTTTAAGAAAGGTAAAGACTGATGTCATCGATGCGTATCACCTCTGCGAGCTGTATTACAAAGAAGAGTTAGAGCCACATAAAAAACGTGGTGCACAGTTACTAAACCTGCGAAATTTAACCAGACAGCACGATCATTTAACAGGTATTAGTTCTCAGGCAAAACTACATTTTTTAGCGATTCTAGATCAAGTGTTTCCTGAATATCGAGGTGTATTTGGAGATTTGTATTCTAATGTTTCACTCTTAACTTTACTAGAGTTTCCTTCATCTGAAGCTGTGTTACAAGCAGGTGAAGATCAACTAGCTAAACGAATCACATCTTTATTTACTAGTCGTTCTAAACAATGGGCAAACGTAAGAGCTAAGCTTTTAATCTCTGCGGCTGAGAAAAATCCGTTTCAAGTAAATCTTTATAGAAGCCTTACTATTTCGCTTGAGATGCATATTAAAATGGTTCTTCAATACAAAGAACATCTATCCAATTTAAAAGCAGAGATAGATGTCCTCGTAAAAGAAATTGAAGAATATACTATCATCCAATCGATTCCAGGTATCGGAAAAAAAATCGCGGCAACGATTATCTCTGAAATTGGTGAAATTGATCGGTTTGATAATCCTAAAAAACTTGTGGCTTTCACTGGTGTTGACCCGAGTGTCTTTGAATCTGGTAAATTCACAGCTAGTAGAAACCGTATTACAAAACGTGGTTCTAGTCGATTGAGACATGCGTTATTTATGGCTGTTCGGTGTGCAATTCGTGATAATCGTAAGAGTAAGACAACAGACGAAATCATCCCACGAAATAAGCGAATGCGACAATTTTATGATAAAAAGCGTGAAGAAGGAAAACCATTTAGAGTAACAGTTATTGCTTGTGTAAACAAACTATTACATTGGATTTATGCCCTGTTAAAAAGCAAAACGACTTTCCAAGATCTAGCTTAA
- a CDS encoding isoprenylcysteine carboxylmethyltransferase family protein yields MSYFSSLVEFYVFTLLFIFFLISEVIIKIYADINRLRSFNKRKSSDVGSIFIAIIGLFGSLQLSFFLSNDSMSSSVIRLHLPNFIFFFGVFFMLGGVVLRCVSVLTLKRAFTVVVQTTVNQKLIKHGMYKFLRNPSYTGLLLFTIGVALSLRNLTAVILSLILFTVCFGIRIIVEEKALRTRFGQEFDEYCINTWRLIPFIW; encoded by the coding sequence ATGTCATACTTTTCATCTCTGGTTGAATTTTATGTATTTACCCTACTTTTCATTTTTTTTCTAATATCAGAGGTCATAATTAAAATATATGCAGATATTAATAGATTGCGTTCTTTCAATAAAAGAAAATCATCGGACGTAGGTTCGATTTTTATTGCAATTATCGGTTTGTTTGGAAGCCTTCAATTAAGTTTCTTTCTATCAAATGATAGTATGTCCTCATCAGTTATAAGACTGCATCTTCCAAATTTCATTTTTTTCTTTGGAGTATTTTTTATGTTAGGAGGAGTTGTGCTTCGTTGTGTGTCTGTACTGACTCTGAAGCGTGCCTTTACCGTTGTAGTGCAAACCACAGTTAACCAGAAGTTAATTAAACACGGTATGTATAAATTCCTAAGAAACCCTTCGTATACAGGTTTATTGCTTTTTACTATCGGAGTTGCTCTTTCTCTGCGAAATTTAACCGCTGTAATACTATCATTGATTCTTTTTACTGTGTGTTTTGGAATAAGAATTATAGTTGAAGAAAAGGCATTGAGGACGAGGTTTGGGCAAGAGTTTGACGAATATTGCATTAACACATGGAGATTAATTCCTTTTATTTGGTAA